A window of the Salvelinus alpinus chromosome 3, SLU_Salpinus.1, whole genome shotgun sequence genome harbors these coding sequences:
- the LOC139570145 gene encoding gastrula zinc finger protein XlCGF26.1-like, producing MSNFIALQTQLASVMETLVHAAVAELGKLVEDSSVFVFSLELTQGHSEGEELSAKLQTESQNKMTDFATIMEVLGNEALGKIMKIVDDTKFLMDFESKSFKGHRGKKAKPQASILNILSVGGMAEEHSYGGSGKTAEQTVSMESADVEEVDTPESPLVLAVSVKDEHGQIDLGAIAERAADDAFAGNSSSEHQYGMISDDPLVNPTDILLETLFAQKKLFICTECGKSFSTQSNLKSHQRLHTGEKPFVCMFCNKAFAHKQSCNDHIRTHTGEKPFICGVCGKCFGKQAHLKTHSIIHTGEKPYSCTVCGKSFNLAQNLSRHQQIHTGEKIFTCLLCGKGFTRAVTLKTHQLIHTGQKPFKCIQCEKSFRHAVNLKNHQRIHTGVRPFSCDLCGKTFRQSVNLKIHKRIHTGERPYICTECGKTFSQQSSLMSHGRTHSNERPFQCSFCEKRFNNANSLKLHQRIHTGEKPYSCEICGKTFSQGSHLRTHKRHVHAGGKQYICDKCGKRYSDKRNLKMHKCVYAST from the exons ATGTCAAATTTCATCGCGTTGCAGACCCAGTTGGCCTCTGTCATGGAGACCCTTGTTCACGCGGCGGTGGCCGAACTGGGTAAACTTGTAGAGGACAGTTCTGTTTTCGTGTTCAGCCTGGAACTGACCCAGGGGCATAGCGAGGGTGAAGAATTATCGGCAAAACTGCAGACGGAGAGTCAGAATAAGATG ACAGACTTTGCCACAATCATGGAGGTACTGGGCAATGAGGCATTGGGTAAAATAATGAAAATTGTGGATGATACAAAGTTTTTGATGGACTTTGAATCCAAGTCCTTCAAAGGCCATAGAGGGAAAAAAGCCAAACCACAAGCGAGCATCTTGAATATTCTGTCAGTTGGAGGAATGG CGGAGGAACATTCTTATGGCGGAAGTGGTAAAACTGCGGAGCAAACTGTTTCAATGGAG TCTGCAGATGTGGAGGAAGTGGACACACCAGAATCTCCCCTTGTCTTGGCTGTTTCTGTCAAAGACGAGCATGGGCAAATAGACCTGGGGGCCATTGCAGAGA GAGCTGCCGATGATGCTTTTGCAGGAAACTCTTCTTCAGAGCACCAGTATGGTATGATTAGCGATGACCCCCTGGTGAACCCCACAGACATCCTATTGGAGACTTTGTTTGCCCAAAAGAAGCTCTTCATTTGCACCGAGTGTGGAAAAAGTTTCTCCACGCAGAGTAACCTCAAATCCCACCAGCGACTTCACACTGGCGAGAAACCGTTTGTGTGCATGTTCTGCAACAAAGCCTTTGCCCACAAACAGAGTTGTAATGATCACATCCGCACCCACACTGGTGAGAAGCCCTTCATATGTGGCGTGTGTGGGAAATGCTTCGGCAAGCAGGCGCACCTCAAGACCCATTCGATAATCCACACGGGCGAAAAGCCTTACAGCTGCACTGTGTGTGGCAAGAGCTTCAACCTGGCTCAAAATCTGTCAAGACACCAGCAAATTCACACGGGAGAGAAAATCTTTACCTGTTTACTGTGCGGGAAAGGCTTCACACGCGCTGTAACACTGAAGACCCATCAACTCATTCACACTGGACAAAAGCCCTTCAAGTGTATTCAGTGTGAGAAGAGTTTCCGTCACGCTGTCAATCTGAAGAACCACCAGCGGATTCATACAGGCGTCAGGCCATTTAGCTGTGACTTGTGTGGCAAGACATTCCGTCAATCAGTGAATCTTAAAATACACAAGCGCATCCACACTGGAGAGAGGCCATATATCTGCACAGAATGTGGCAAGACCTTCAGTCAGCAGAGTAGTCTCATGTCTCACGGACGCACCCACTCTAACGAGAGACCTTTCCAGTGTAGCTTCTGCGAGAAAAGATTCAACAACGCCAACAGTCTGAAGTTGCACCAGAGAAtccatacaggagagaagccgtACAGCTGTGAAATCTGTGGGAAGACCTTCAGTCAGGGCAGTCATCTCCGAACACACAAGAGGCATGTTCACGCAGGAGGGAAACAGTACATCTGTGATAAATGTGGGAAGAGGTATTCAGACAAGCGGAATCTTAAgatgcacaaatgtgtttatgcCTCAACCTAA